AAACAAATCACAAAAAGGAAGAAAGGTTTGAGAATCTGGGCTATGAGAATAGACATGTATCTTCGTTTTGAAATGGAACGATATTTAGTCAACGCTATATAGTGGAGTCCTTTTACACCAACAgaagttttctctttttcatgtatATTATTTTAAATATGTATGTCCAGCCGAAACAAACAATTTCAACTAGACAAAAAAATCAAAGAACTTGATATACACTATGAAAGGCGGTAGTAATATTTATTTATTGTATGGAGCTACACATATAAAAAAAAGGTGCATGTGTAACTTTCGAATGGTTCCAACCGCTCAAAGAAAAAGTGCCTTTGTTCTTGAAGGAGTTTTCTCCGCACCATGCCTACTTTCAATATTTTTCTGGTGTGTGTGTAAAAAATATCATTGCCTTGTTCATCATATTTTCTGGTTCTTGATTCACATGATTTTCTTTATAACAGTACATTTAGAAGTTAGAGAAATGATCTACTATGCCATTAAGTTAGTACAATTGATAATTTGGATATTTTGAGAAGAAATGTCTACTCACATGTATACCATTGAATTAGTATTGTTACTAATTTGAATATTTTGGGAACTACAGAATTTGATATCCATAAAGAGCCACACGTATACATAGGAGGTGCGTGTGTAAGTACCAAAGCGTTTGAACCACACAAAACAAAAGTGCCAGATGGAGAACACCAAATTAAAACCGTTTCATTTAAATCATACATGGTCTCATAGGAAACTATTGCACAATTGAAACAAATGACAACTTAAAGAGAAACTGAATAGGCACATGCAAGGGAACCTGAGAGTAGTAAACAATGGCAACATATAGCATACACCAGGAGGTTCATCTTAAGTACAGATCAAATACCTCATTTGCAGTTCCCTCATCATCTCTAGCCAGTTGACTCTAGAATTCCACATATTGCAGTAAGGTCCTTACTGCAATATGTGGAATTCTAGAGTCAACTGGCTAGAGATGATGAGGTAAATGCACCATCATGGGGTTTATCCATCAGATTGTAAGATGGAGACTGCAAAGCAAATGGGTATTATCAAAATATATTATCAAGATGAACCATCTTGATTACAAAACGTAAGGCCAGAAATAAAGGAATTGGAACATGCTTTAATGTGTACTGAAGATGTATGATAAGATATATATTCACCTTGACATCCTTCTGAACAGATACCAACGCAAGAACCAAAGTTCTTACATTAGGCCATTCTCGTCGTTCATAATGCAGGAAACTTGGAGCTAAACGCAGCAGTTCTGTTCCCTCCTCATTAGAAATTCGGCCCTCCAAACTTGAAGCTTCTGTACTTCCAAAAATAAATCAACTAGAAATAGAGTGAAGCAATAGCACGTAATCATATTTGGCAGCTTACTAGTACTCCAAATTTTGCACATGAAGAAATAGCCTGTTTGCTCGGCTTACTGATTTGGATACTTTGAAACAATCTGCTTAATTATGGATATTGCATACTTGGATATGATTTATAAAAAGAGCCACGCGTGTTAGGGAATGGTGCGTGAGCAAAAGGTGCAATGGTTCCAGGCGACGGCAACAAAGATTCTCAGATATCCAGTTGTCTTATGAACTTATAGCAGATAAATCACTCATTTTCATTGTCTGTTAGGCCATGGTCATATATAATTATCTATAGATCCTAGGATAAAAAACAGAACTATTGCCTGAAAGTGTATTTCTTTTT
This Lolium perenne isolate Kyuss_39 chromosome 1, Kyuss_2.0, whole genome shotgun sequence DNA region includes the following protein-coding sequences:
- the LOC127344012 gene encoding uncharacterized protein isoform X1, with amino-acid sequence MNCSRLAGMAMIPTLRAMRFVVILSWVLSVAHVKHGGSFGFLGVILKYSEFLCAQEPVRKGKTDFHKHPVNKEASSLEGRISNEEGTELLRLAPSFLHYERREWPNVRTLVLALVSVQKDVKSPSYNLMDKPHDGAFTSSSLAS